TAGTTGGTATTGTAAAGGTTCTATCAAATTGGTATGAAGATCCTACACCAATTTATCCAGAAGAGACTGTAAGGAATAGGGGGATATATATTTACAGAGTGAAAGTTGAGCCGGTTGTAATTGGAGAGTGTGATATGAGAAAAATTTTAGATAAGATCAGATTTATTGAAGACAAAGGTCAAATTGCTAAATATCTTAGGAACGCCCCAGCCAATCTTAAGAGACCTATTCCAGAATATGATGCAAAAATAATAGAAGAGTGCCTTAAGGAATCTCTCCTTAATATCTGATAATTTCATTTATCTCTTGTATTATAGTCTTAATGGATTCATAAAGCTTTACAATCAAATTGTTAATTATCATTTTATATATAAAGAATATTAGGAATCTTATGTTTATTAGAAAGAGTAATCTTTTGGCTAGTTTCTGTTGATACTGGAGTATCCTCTTCAAGTTTTTATCCAGTATGTAATCTTTTATCCTCCTTACGAAATTAAGTAGTTCCTTTAACCCCTGCTTTAATGTCCTCATATTCTTAGAATCAAGCTTCATTAGTATATTATGATACGTCCTCTTGATAAGCTCATACTGTAATATGTCATCAAATGTCACATTATTACTGCTAGTCATATTTATAATATTGTTAGGTATTATCTTAAAAACCGAGAATGATGATATTTTCGGGGAGTTAGATTTGATGATATACTTTCAGCGGGCTGAGGATAAAGATTCTTGAACTGCTTTTACGCCTTCTCCAAATTTAATAGGTTCGCCTAACTTTCTTAAGACTCTTTCAATTACGCTAATAGCTACTACTGCATCGTTCGGAGTAACCCAGCCCATGTGTCCAATCCTAAAGTATTTGAACGCTGGATGCACACCGGGTGCAAATTCTACACCTTCATTTACTGTTTCAGAGAGAACTTTCTGTGGTTCAGCTACTTTTAGCACTACACCGGTAACCGTATTGCTATAAGATTCTGGTTTTCTAGCTACTATCTCTAATCCTAAAGCTTCTAGTCCGGCTCTAATTGCACCTGCTACTACTGAATGCCTTTTTACTCTATTTTCTATACCTTCTTTTTCTATAAGTTTTAATGCTTCAGCTAACTGTAAGATTACATGAACTGGGGGAGTAGCAAAATAGGCAGCCTTTCCTTCTTCCATGGACCTCATTACGGGTAGCCAATTCTTTAAGTTTAGATAATAGCCTGCAATTGAATCTTGAGATTCTAATGTTGCTATCGCTTTAGGTGATAGAACTAATAAGCCTAATCCAGCTGGAGCACCAAGTGCTTTTTGACTTGCAGACAAATATACATCTACATTCCAGTCCTCAGCTTTAACTTCCTCTGCACCTACGCTAGATACACCGTCCACAACTATTAACTCTACGTACTTTCGTATATTATTTACTACGTCTTTTATTGGTTCTCTGACACCAGTACTAGTTTCTACATGAGTAAGAGTTACTAACTTATAATTTTCTTTCCTAACTGCTTCTTCTACTTCTTCTGGCTTAACATAATATCCCGGGGAAGGTCTCAATACCTTTACGTTAACGGGATATCTCTTAAAAATTTGTTCCCATCTATCTCCAAAAACGCCATTAGACACTATCAGTACTTTATCTCCAGGTTTAAGTAATGATGTGATACTCTCCATAGCGGATGTTCCTCCGCCTGGTATTATAAATGGTTGATAATTCTTACTCACTCCCATTACGTATCTTAGTCCCTTTAATACGTAAGAAAACGCTTCCACAAATTCCTTAGATGTGAAACCTATATTGTTTTCAAGTCCAGCAATCAATACGTCTTCCTTAATTGTAGTTGGACCTACGTGAAGAAGTATTTTATCCATAAAAAGTAATAAGTTAGTTATACTCCTTTATTCTTTTCTATAGGAAAAGGAAATCTCTCCAGTCTGTATGCGGAATCCCAAAATAAATACTCGTAGACTGATGCTGTTCTGAAATGCATTTTCATTTTTTCTAAGTCATCTTCACTTAACTTTAGGCTATTAACAATATTTATAACTGCTCTGACTCCTTTTTCGTATTCTTCACCACCATAGGTTTCTATCCATTTTTGATAGTATCTATCTTTAGATCCCTTTTTAAGCAATTCCTTTCCAACCTCCATATATATCCAATAACAAGGTAATACTGCTGAAATTACCTCAGAAAAAGGTCTAGAATAAGCTACCGCAATTAAATAAGAAGTATAGGCTAAATTTGTGGGGCTCATTTCATAATTTTCAAGATTTAAATTGAATTCCTTTATGTAGAATTTATGTAACATCTTTTCTACATTTATGGCATCTTGTATATGTGAGGCAAATAGCAATGCGTGATCTTCATTTTCAGCTTTGGCTGATAATATTGCTAATGCTTTGGAGAATTCCCTTAGATATAAATAATCTTGTACTATATAATATTTGAATTTATCTCTACTTAGTGTTCCTTCTACTAATTCAGTAATAAATGGATGTTTGAGAATTGAAGAGTAAATATCTAATATTGAATTCCATAATTTTTCACTATTTTCCATAGTAGAAAATATCAATCGCCTCTATTTAAAAATTTTCAGTGCCGCGACGACTTCCTCATGTTAAATTGGTTGCAGGCCTTTCATCATCTTTTATAATAATACTTTATAAATAGTTAATAAGTATGAGTGTGAAAGAGAATATAGTAAAATCCATAAAAAATCCCAAATTAGTAAGTGCGTTTATGAAGGTTAATAGAGAGGACTTTTTACCTCAATTGTTGAAAAAATACGCATATGATCCTAATTATATCGATAAACCATTTTTTGTCACACCTAACATTACAACTACTGCGTTAAGCCTAGGCATATATATGCTTGATGTTCTTGATTTGCAAGAAAACCAAAAAGTTCTTGAGATCGGAACTGGAATAGGCTATTACACTGCGTTAATTGCTGAAATAGTTGGAGATAGTAATGTCGTCTCTGTAGAAATTGACGATACGATGTTTGAATATGCAAAAAGCCTCTTGCTTTCCAGATATACTAAAATTAAATTAATTAAGGGTGATGGAAGTTTGGGGTATGAAAAAGAGTCACCATACGATAGGGCAATAATATGGGCTGCCTCACCTACTATACCTTGTAAAATATACGACCAACTTAAAGAAAATGGAATCATGGTAGTTCCAATAGGCAATGAAAAGGTTCAAGGACTATATAAAATTACTAAAAATGAATATGAACCTAAGATAGAAAGATTAGGTGATGTTATATTCATGAAGATGAGGGGTTTATTTGGTTTTTATGAAGATGATGATCCCCATGAAAGGAGAATAAAGAGATTAGAGGATAAGATAAATAAGTTGCTATCAAGATTTAATTAATGAATCTTTAATTATTCGTTACATTGTAAGGTTTAATAACACCTACAACGTAATAATTATTATAATGTTATTGAAAGTAAGAGACCTTACAGTGAGATATGGGTCTTTCATTGCAGTGAACTCGCTGAATTTTTATGTAAATGCTGAAGTTTACTGTCTCTTAGGCCCTAATGGAGCGGGAAAGAGTAGTACATTAAAAGCTATAATGAACATGGTTCCTTTTGATGGAGAAATAGAAATATTAGGAATGAGCAATAAGGAAAAAGCCGTAAAAAATTACGTTGGTTATGTTCCCGAACAACCATCCCTTTATGAATATATGACGCCAGCTGAGATTATAAGTTTTGTAGCGAGTTTAAGAGGTGTGAGAGACTTAAACAGAATATTCGCGTTAATTAGAGCATTTTCTTTAGAACAACTTATGAATACTCCAATTGCATCATTATCAATGGGTAATAAACAAAAAGTTTCCATATTGTTGTCATTAGTCCATGAACCTAAATTACTTATTCTTGACGAACCCTTTAATGCTCTTGATGTCTTATCAGTTAAAGTCTTA
The nucleotide sequence above comes from Sulfolobus tengchongensis. Encoded proteins:
- a CDS encoding EVE domain-containing protein, with the protein product MTYWLVPIQEDMWDVIRDKGVYGYKESLEEFIKEGDYIIIYVSKYYAKRYGGKIVGIVKVLSNWYEDPTPIYPEETVRNRGIYIYRVKVEPVVIGECDMRKILDKIRFIEDKGQIAKYLRNAPANLKRPIPEYDAKIIEECLKESLLNI
- a CDS encoding alanine--glyoxylate aminotransferase family protein, whose protein sequence is MDKILLHVGPTTIKEDVLIAGLENNIGFTSKEFVEAFSYVLKGLRYVMGVSKNYQPFIIPGGGTSAMESITSLLKPGDKVLIVSNGVFGDRWEQIFKRYPVNVKVLRPSPGYYVKPEEVEEAVRKENYKLVTLTHVETSTGVREPIKDVVNNIRKYVELIVVDGVSSVGAEEVKAEDWNVDVYLSASQKALGAPAGLGLLVLSPKAIATLESQDSIAGYYLNLKNWLPVMRSMEEGKAAYFATPPVHVILQLAEALKLIEKEGIENRVKRHSVVAGAIRAGLEALGLEIVARKPESYSNTVTGVVLKVAEPQKVLSETVNEGVEFAPGVHPAFKYFRIGHMGWVTPNDAVVAISVIERVLRKLGEPIKFGEGVKAVQESLSSAR
- the tenA gene encoding thiaminase II; translation: MENSEKLWNSILDIYSSILKHPFITELVEGTLSRDKFKYYIVQDYLYLREFSKALAILSAKAENEDHALLFASHIQDAINVEKMLHKFYIKEFNLNLENYEMSPTNLAYTSYLIAVAYSRPFSEVISAVLPCYWIYMEVGKELLKKGSKDRYYQKWIETYGGEEYEKGVRAVINIVNSLKLSEDDLEKMKMHFRTASVYEYLFWDSAYRLERFPFPIEKNKGV
- a CDS encoding protein-L-isoaspartate O-methyltransferase, with the translated sequence MSVKENIVKSIKNPKLVSAFMKVNREDFLPQLLKKYAYDPNYIDKPFFVTPNITTTALSLGIYMLDVLDLQENQKVLEIGTGIGYYTALIAEIVGDSNVVSVEIDDTMFEYAKSLLLSRYTKIKLIKGDGSLGYEKESPYDRAIIWAASPTIPCKIYDQLKENGIMVVPIGNEKVQGLYKITKNEYEPKIERLGDVIFMKMRGLFGFYEDDDPHERRIKRLEDKINKLLSRFN
- a CDS encoding ABC transporter ATP-binding protein, which gives rise to MLLKVRDLTVRYGSFIAVNSLNFYVNAEVYCLLGPNGAGKSSTLKAIMNMVPFDGEIEILGMSNKEKAVKNYVGYVPEQPSLYEYMTPAEIISFVASLRGVRDLNRIFALIRAFSLEQLMNTPIASLSMGNKQKVSILLSLVHEPKLLILDEPFNALDVLSVKVLKELIQAHVKNGGGVLFSTHIMEVAEKICNRIGIINRGVMVMETSSDNIREAGRSLEDIFLSVTGLDEEVKDILKGLE